TATTCTCCTCGAACAGGACTGGCTCGAAGCGGTGGCCCCAGAGAACCTCGCTGGCCACGTAGGAGCTGCGGCACTGGGTGGTCATGGCCGTGGCTTCCACCATACCTTCCAGGATCACCACCATCTCAAACTGGGACGTTTCCAGCTCCTGTTTGCTCATCTCATACAAGGGGCTGTCCTCGTCGATCTCATGGACAATAGTGATGGGTGACACCAGGAAGACGCGGTCGACGCCGCTGTCGAAGCCCACGTCGATGTCCATCTGGTCCAGGGGGATATACTCGCCTTCGGCCGTGGTTCGCGACCTGAGGAGGTGGGCGCGCACGTGGGCCTCCACCAGGTGGCTCTTACGCAGGTTCCCCACGCGCCACATCAGGCACAGCTTGCTGTCCCGCATGGCAACCGTAGCGTAGTGGCTGAAGATCAGCGTCTCGTTCCTCTTCTTGGGCTTGGCCATCTTAGCCATGACGGCGCCAATGATGAAGGCGTCGATGATGCAGCCGAAGATGCTCTGGAAGACCACCATGAAGACGGCCACGGGACACTCCTCAGTGACGTAGCGGTAGCCGTAGCCAATGGTGGTCTGTGTCTCCACGGAGAAGAGGAAGGCGGCGGTGAAGCTGTTGACGTTAGACACGCACATCTGCGTCTCGTTCTCCAGGTCGCCGTAGGAGAGCGCTACCAGCCAGAAGACGAAGCCGAAGAAGagccaggagaggaggaaggacagGCAGAAGATGATCAACATCCAGCGCCAGCGGATGTCCACACAGGTGGTGAACAGGTCGGCAAGGTAACGCTGGCCCTTCTCGCTCATGTTGATGAACTGCACGTTGCAGTGGCCGTCTTTCTGGACGAAGCGGCTCACAGCCTGCTGCTGCGCCGCGTGAACCTTGGCCACCGTGCCGTTGGCGTAGCCATTGGGCACGGCGGCGATGGCGGCTAGCTTCATGCCGTCTTCCTCGGAGGAGACAATGCTGTAGCGGTGGCTTCGCACGCTCCCCATGGCTTCCCcctgggaggaggagcagctggGCCCAACCGCTCCTTCTGCTCTGGAAAACAGTCTGAGTTTTTGGTAGAAGCGTTGGAGAAACAGTTTTGAACGCTCGCGGGGACCCACTAAGAGAGGAAATGTGGAGTTTAGGACTTTTGGGTCCTAGGGAGTTGGATGGGGAAAAGCTGCCCCTACTGCTGTTGCACCTGGGCTTCTCCAGAGGAGAGCCGTGCTGGCGAGGGCCTGCTCAGTCCTCCTCTCGTATGGGTGTCTCTGACCTCATCAGTGAAGTGGGCTGTGGAAAGGACAAGCAAAAGAAAAGTCTGTGTTAAGACTAATTGGTGGAACCACGAAGAAAGATCAGCGGCGTTCAACCTATAGTCTAAATGATGCATTCAACACTCAAATGTGCCAGCACCACAACTTGACCATTCACACGGAAGtaaatacattctactgtacattTTAGAATATTTACGTGAATGTTGGGCTCAGGGATTGTAGACATCACAGACATTTTTTATTCCAGTTCTGTGTCAGCTGACAAGATAACAGATCCTCTCAGCTCTGCTTAGTGCTGTTATTAATTAGACTAGACCAGCCAATTGAAAGTCACATTACAGATCAGATTCATGTTAATCAAACAAGTCATTGGAGCACAAAGGAACCACTATGTGtccatcacaggaggttggtggcacctgaactggggaggacgggctcatggcaATGACTGGGGCGGAatcggtggaatggtatcaaatacatcaaacacattgtttccatggtttccaggtgtttgatgccattccattggctctgttccagacattattataagCCGTCCTCCTGTGGTGTCCATGTTTGTGGGTTTCTGCAAAAAAAGATCAGTGATCATACCTTTTCCCAACATCTTTTTACTTGATATTTTTCCCCCaattgtttatttacatagtgCTAATGTCCAATGCTTGTCCCCCACTGTAACATATTTTAGTCCATATTTTCTGTGGGATCTTTCAATGATCTACGAGGGGAATAGAATAACACCTGTTCAGTTTCTTCTTCTACTCTTAACTCAACAACTTCTACAACGTGATCATGTAATCAGGTTTAAAGGGCCAGCCTGTAAACAAGCTCTATACAGGATGGTCTCTTTTAAAGCAACAATAACCTTGCAGTGCATGCAACAGAGCAACAAGGACAACTGAACTAGAAAACCCAGTAACTATCGACTGCATCTGTGTGGCCTTAGAGAGCCATTAGAATGCACCACAGGGTATGAATTATTGTCTGCCGGTTACTTCCACCCTAATGCCAAAACAACTAACAGTGATTTGAACCACTGTCACAGAGAGAAGGTCAAGATGTCATTTGGATGAAGTCCCGTGTGAGAGGCAGTTGGTTGCACACTATGGTTATTTTGGTTGGCCCTTGCGGGTTGAAAAGACACATTTGTGTCTCGTTATGAAGTGTGATCTGTCTTGTCCAATGAAACATATTGGATAGTGAATACGTGTCCACACTCTCAAATTCCCTTGGCGTAAACGCTTGGTATTTAGAGTAGGCTAATACCAATTGATGTACACTAAGTAGGCCTTTAGATTGTAAACGATAAAAGCTCTAAAGTAGAAGAAATCAGTGTGTATAATTTAATTCATTGAATTATCCCTTGAAAATATTGCACTCTTCACTGAATGTGACTTTGAAAACGCACAGaggtgcgttcaagacaacagggaactctggaaaaaaaacaagcatccaacttggaattccaagtcgggaaacTCAGGCATCTTTATAGAACTCCGACTTTCCGacatgaagatcactgacatcatgattttTTTTCCCCAGGGTTCCGGTTGTCTTGAAAGCTCCATCTCATCCAAGTCCGTCATCTCATCCAAGTCCCTCATCTCTGTTTTGCTCATCCAGTGATGTAACTGTCAGGTTGACTAGGAATAGAAACTAGTGTTGATTTGCATGATGCATTATTGGGAGTTTGGGGCTTAATTTGTTCTAACTCCTGCGGGAGCTATGAATATATACTGTGCCCTCCGGAGACTGGGGTTTAGCCCCCAACTCCACCTCCCAAACTATCCCTCCCACCTTTCTGCATTCCCTTTTAATTCCATACACAATACTctctttcaacaacaacaaaaaataattcAACAAGTATTTAGTTTAAATGGACAAAGTCCTACTTAAAATGTAATGTATCATGATGAATCCATCATGTTTGTGGTGAACATATAAGACAGCTGAACTCTTGAGATACCACTAGATCAGTGAAACACCTGGAATAAAACAACAATATAAAAATAACTTGGATCTATTTTTACATCTGCATTTCATGAGGTTATCGGTGAATATTTCATGAAGCGATGTATGACCCATAGGCCAGGCCTACTAtcctgagagagatagaggctggTTCACTGTGAATGAGCTTCCTATGGGACGTCCTAATCTTCTCCAGCTAACTaactacaccaccacacacaccacacattacAATTACAATTAACAGGCCAAATCAGACCGCAATCACCTCATAATCACTATGCttctgtaacagtataactttagaccgattgaaacgctatttagcgcgaacaccgctaactaagctagccgtttcacatccgttacacttccTTGCTATCTAACAAGTCATTTGGCCCTACTGACCATCTACCAATACCTGCGTTGTACCACAACACCAACATCACTCAAGGCTAAAACAAGCGTAATGATGAAAGGATAAACCAATGGAAAGATATCctgtatacacacagacataatgTGACAGACCAAGAACATGAACATCAGACACCGGCAGAGACGCTGGCTACAGTATCAAACTGATACTGTCTACTGAGTCCAGAAAGTCAGGGACAACATATAAGACTGGGCTGGAAATCAACAAACAGCACGCCTCAGTTACGCCCAATCTGTTTCCCCAAATGAAATCTGTCATTGTGAAGTCCATTCATTAGATTCCACATCAACCCGTATCTAACCAGGTCATCAGAGTGTGACTGTATGCACTGGGCTTAGCTGCAGCACACAGACTGCAACTGTTTATTTGGCCTGCATGCAATTAGGACCAGCTGAGACAGATGGAAACTGGTTACATAAACCTGctcctttaaaaaatatatatatatattattgcaAAGAATAGATCAATCATTTCTATCCAATATTCAGCAGCACTGCAGCACCATTCATTATGGAATGACCTGCTACTATGGGATGTCAGTGTTGACAGTTGGCTTTAATTCATTGTTTTGAATCAGGGTTGTCAGAATTAACATTATGATTGAGAGAAATATCTTTCCTAGTCTAACTTTAAATTCGGATCATAATCAAATAAGTGTAGCTTAATATATTTAGGTAGGCTAGGCCGACGTCATAATTCATGTATAGGTCTATTACGGCCAATTGAATAATCAAATACAGAAACACACTATAAGAAACAGCGATGAATAAACACTGTTcaattaattatatatatatgtatttatttattttctgaagCAATGGGTGTAGGCTACTGGGCATAATCATATCAACCTGGGCTGGCCTACAGGCTCCGTTTTTCTCTGCGTGACAGGTGGAAGGAAGAAAGTCACGGTTTATGTTTCGTTGTCAAGTCAAAACACTTTCCAACTGATAAGGGAGCATTACATCGGCTATTCATTGGATATGAGTAGCTTAAATTAAACATGCTTGAATCTCGCTGAGGCGTCGATACCCACACAATCAGCAGCCTATAACCCACAGAATACTTAACTCCCTAACTCTCGGAAGTGTATCTAAAAAGGTGCTTGTTGAACACTATACATATGAGACAGCCTCCTCAAAGACAGTACAACTGAAATAAATAACAATTACTTTTGCATGAACACTGTCTGGGCCTCTTTGGTTATATTTTAGATGATCACTCTTTGTAGAAATAAAGTAGGGTATGTCCGGTTCAATTTGTAGGCTAAGATTATACAGAAGACTCGTTATTCACGGTTGCACCGTTATTCCCACGTAGACTACACCGTTAGAACGAAGTAACGGGACATTGTTTACCTGTTGATCTTTCGAGCGCAAATCAGCGGTAATTTATTCTAATACATCCCATGCATCCAGGTAGGTTTTTGCGTTAATATCCATATTTGGGTTCCACCGTTCATATTTGATATCCGGATAGACATCGTAATTACTGCCATCAACCTCTTCAGCTGAAGAAGATACTTTGCTTTGCACGGGCGGACTTTGAAAACACATGTGCCTATCCCCCGCCCTGTCGTTGTAGTCGACCAATAGAAAGCTACAGCGCTTGTTTGGACTCCAGCATCAAATAGTTAATCATGTTCAAAGACCATGCGCGCACACGATAATAATAATAGACTGATAAAAGGGCTATTAAAAATAATACTACAATTTTGtcataataatataaatatatatatatactttatttTAATCAACCTTACACTAAGTAATCCGTTTATTAGGTCATCTCATATACTTTTTTGAGTATAGTTGTCTACAGtacagcacgcacgcacacacgcgcacacacgcgcacacactgaACACAAGGTGGTGATATAGAGGTACTGGCGCAGTCGTCAGTGACAACGACCAGCTCTGTGATTTAACCCCAGTGTAGAATGTGATGCAGGTTGAATTAAACACGTGGTTTAGAATGGAACTGTAAATATATTGCATATGACTTCACTACAATGCACAATAATCAATCTTCATCTTTTTGACTTTTTACTAAAGAAACATGGAGGTATTTTTGTATTTGAATAACACTTTACGACCATCACAtcagaaaaaaaatatatttattttaaatttgGTGCAGTCTGTCCATCACAACAAAGACGTTCAAATGAGGACGAC
The genomic region above belongs to Oncorhynchus masou masou isolate Uvic2021 unplaced genomic scaffold, UVic_Omas_1.1 unplaced_scaffold_708, whole genome shotgun sequence and contains:
- the LOC135537084 gene encoding inward rectifier potassium channel 2-like — encoded protein: MGSVRSHRYSIVSSEEDGMKLAAIAAVPNGYANGTVAKVHAAQQQAVSRFVQKDGHCNVQFINMSEKGQRYLADLFTTCVDIRWRWMLIIFCLSFLLSWLFFGFVFWLVALSYGDLENETQMCVSNVNSFTAAFLFSVETQTTIGYGYRYVTEECPVAVFMVVFQSIFGCIIDAFIIGAVMAKMAKPKKRNETLIFSHYATVAMRDSKLCLMWRVGNLRKSHLVEAHVRAHLLRSRTTAEGEYIPLDQMDIDVGFDSGVDRVFLVSPITIVHEIDEDSPLYEMSKQELETSQFEMVVILEGMVEATAMTTQCRSSYVASEVLWGHRFEPVLFEENNYYKVDYSRFEKTYEVSSTPQCSARDLAEKKSLVSCSNSFCYENEVALEKVEMEETFDEEKEEDGEEKEEVKMEDQGAIENGIENSTLEETNTDTVSVHSEHNQDTRSLTMPSEARPLRRESEI